The following coding sequences lie in one Arachis ipaensis cultivar K30076 chromosome B05, Araip1.1, whole genome shotgun sequence genomic window:
- the LOC107642485 gene encoding subtilisin-like protease SBT3.9 isoform X1, with protein MSSSSLFFYLFLAVLAAETTFCFSSKVYVVYMGSKTGQEPEDVLKQHHQMLAAVHEGSFEKAQASHIYSYKHGFRGFAAKLTQEQASQISSMQLNFFFLFETIRISNIQINGFLLLTTLLCSKLWPGMSGVVSVFPNYKRKLHTTHSWDFMGLEKDETMEILGQSTKNQANIIVGFIDTGIWPESPSFRDTDMPAVPPSWRGHCQLGETFNASSCNRKVIGARYYMSGFEAEEGSDKKVSFRSPRDSTGHGSHTASTAAGRYVSNMSYKGLAAGGARGGAPMARIAVYKTCWDSGCYDVDLLAAFDDAIRDGVHIISLSLGPEAPQGEYFNDAISVGSFHAARHGVLVVASAGNEGTPGSATNLAPWIFTVAASSTDRDFTSDVVLGNGVNISGESLSILEMNASKRIISAADAFDGYFTPYQSSYCVDSSLNKTKARGKVLVCRHIESSSESKLAKSRVVKEAGGVGMILIDETDKDVAIPFVIPSAIVGSRTGEHILSYINRTRKPMARIFAAKTVLGTRPAPRTAAFSSKGPNSLNPEILKPDITAPGLNILAAWSPAAVGKMKFNIISGTSMSCPHVSGIAALVKAVHPSWSPSAIKSAIMTTATILDKQHKPIRRDPDGRRANAFDYGSGFVNPTRVLDPGLVYDSQPEDYIDFLCSIGYDKRSLHLVTGDNSTCDGAFKKPSSLNYPSIAVPNLEDNFSVTRVVTNVGEARSVYKSVVVSPAGVNVTVVPDRLIFGRIGQKIKFTLNFKVAAPSKGYTFGFLSWKNGRSQVTTPIVVRASSSGFGLVR; from the exons ATGTCATCTTCAAGTCTCTTCTTTTATCTGTTTCTTGCAGTTCTTGCTGCAGAAACTACCTTTTGCTTTTCTTCTAAG GTTTATGTAGTGTACATGGGAAGCAAAACTGGGCAAGAACCAGAGGATGTTCTAAAGCAACACCATCAAATGCTTGCTGCTGTTCATGAAGGAAG TTTTGAGAAAGCACAAGCTTCTCATATTTATAGCTACAAACATGGTTTCAGAGGCTTTGCAGCCAAGTTGACTCAAGAACAAGCTTCACAAATTTCAAGTATGCAACtgaatttcttctttctttttgaaacTATAAGAATTTCTAACATACAAATCAATGGCTTCTTGCTGTTAACAACTCTCTTATGTTCAAAATTATGGCCAGGAATGTCTGGAGTTGTTTCAGTTTTTCCCAATTATAAGAGAAAACTTCACACCACTCATTCATGGGACTTTATGGGACTTGAGAAGGATGAAACCATGGAGATTCTAGGACAATCCACAAAGAACCAAGCCAATATCATCGTTGGTTTCATTGATACCG GAATTTGGCCTGAATCACCAAGCTTTAGAGACACCGACATGCCAGCAGTGCCACCAAGTTGGAGGGGCCATTGTCAATTAGGAGAAACATTCAATGCATCTTCTTGTAACAG GAAAGTGATAGGAGCAAGATATTATATGAGTGGATTTGAAGCAGAAGAAGGGTCAGACAAGAAGGTCTCTTTCAGGTCCCCAAGGGATAGCACTGGACATGGGAGCCATACGGCCTCCACGGCGGCCGGCCGCTATGTGTCGAACATGAGTTACAAGGGGCTGGCAGCTGGAGGAGCCAGGGGAGGTGCACCTATGGCTAGAATTGCTGTTTACAAAACTTGCTGGGATTCAGGTTGCTATGATGTGGACTTGCTAGCTGCCTTTGATGATGCCATAAGAGATGGTGTTCACATTATATCATTGTCTCTGGGTCCTGAAGCCCCTCAAGGAGAGTATTTCAATGATGCCATATCAGTGGGGTCCTTTCATGCTGCTAGGCATGGAGTTCTAGTGGTGGCATCAGCTGGGAATGAAGGAACTCCTGGTTCTGCTACTAACCTTGCACCTTGGATTTTCACTGTTGCTGCTAGCTCCACTGATAGGGACTTCACCTCTGATGTTGTACTAGGAAATGGTGTCAACATCTCG GGTGAAAGTCTCAGCATCTTAGAAATGAATGCCTCCAAAAGAATAATATCTGCAGCAGATGCCTTTGATGGATATTTTACTCCTTATCAATCCAG TTACTGTGTAGATAGCTCCCTGAATAAGACCAAGGCCAGAGGGAAGGTTCTGGTGTGTAGACATATAGAGAGTTCATCAGAATCAAAGTTGGCCAAAAGTAGGGTAGTGAAAGAGGCAGGTGGTGTTGGAATGATACTCATTGATGAGACAGATAAAGATGTTGCCATACCATTTGTGATTCCTTCAGCTATTGTTGGAAGTAGAACAGGCGAACATATTCTATCATACATCAATAGAACAAG AAAGCCTATGGCGAGGATATTTGCAGCCAAGACAGTTCTAGGAACTCGACCTGCACCCCGAACAGCGGCATTCTCTTCTAAAGGCCCCAATTCCTTAAACCCAGAAATCTTGAAG CCTGATATTACAGCTCCCGGATTAAACATTCTCGCAGCATGGTCTCCGGCAGCCGTTGGAAAAATGAAGTTCAATATTATATCAGGAACTTCTATGTCTTGTCCGCATGTATCTGGAATTGCAGCATTAGTCAAAGCTGTCCATCCTTCATGGTCGCCATCTGCTATCAAATCTGCTATCATGACAACTG CTACTATTCTGGATAAGCAGCACAAACCCATTAGAAGGGACCCTGATGGAAGAAGAGCCAATGCATTTGACTATGGATCAGGGTTTGTGAACCCCACAAGAGTTCTAGATCCTGGCCTTGTCTATGATTCACAGCCAGAAGACTATATTGACTTCCTCTGTTCAATTGGTTATGATAAGAGGTCACTCCATCTTGTTACAGGAGACAACAGCACATGTGATGGGGCATTCAAGAAACCATCCAGCCTCAACTATCCATCTATTGCAGTGCCTAATCTTGAAGACAACTTTTCAGTAACACGTGTTGTCACCAATGTTGGAGAAGCAAGAAGTGTATATAAATCTGTAGTGGTTTCTCCTGCTGGAGTTAATGTCACTGTTGTGCCAGACAGGTTAATCTTCGGAAGAATTGGACAGAAAATCAAGTTCACATTGAATTTCAAAGTGGCTGCTCCTTCAAAGGGCTACACATTTGGGTTCTTGTCATGGAAGAATGGCAGGTCTCAGGTCACAACTCCTATAGTTGTCCGGGCTTCATCATCAGGCTTTGGGTTGGTCAGATAA
- the LOC107642485 gene encoding subtilisin-like protease SBT3.9 isoform X2, translating to MSSSSLFFYLFLAVLAAETTFCFSSKVYVVYMGSKTGQEPEDVLKQHHQMLAAVHEGSFEKAQASHIYSYKHGFRGFAAKLTQEQASQISRMSGVVSVFPNYKRKLHTTHSWDFMGLEKDETMEILGQSTKNQANIIVGFIDTGIWPESPSFRDTDMPAVPPSWRGHCQLGETFNASSCNRKVIGARYYMSGFEAEEGSDKKVSFRSPRDSTGHGSHTASTAAGRYVSNMSYKGLAAGGARGGAPMARIAVYKTCWDSGCYDVDLLAAFDDAIRDGVHIISLSLGPEAPQGEYFNDAISVGSFHAARHGVLVVASAGNEGTPGSATNLAPWIFTVAASSTDRDFTSDVVLGNGVNISGESLSILEMNASKRIISAADAFDGYFTPYQSSYCVDSSLNKTKARGKVLVCRHIESSSESKLAKSRVVKEAGGVGMILIDETDKDVAIPFVIPSAIVGSRTGEHILSYINRTRKPMARIFAAKTVLGTRPAPRTAAFSSKGPNSLNPEILKPDITAPGLNILAAWSPAAVGKMKFNIISGTSMSCPHVSGIAALVKAVHPSWSPSAIKSAIMTTATILDKQHKPIRRDPDGRRANAFDYGSGFVNPTRVLDPGLVYDSQPEDYIDFLCSIGYDKRSLHLVTGDNSTCDGAFKKPSSLNYPSIAVPNLEDNFSVTRVVTNVGEARSVYKSVVVSPAGVNVTVVPDRLIFGRIGQKIKFTLNFKVAAPSKGYTFGFLSWKNGRSQVTTPIVVRASSSGFGLVR from the exons ATGTCATCTTCAAGTCTCTTCTTTTATCTGTTTCTTGCAGTTCTTGCTGCAGAAACTACCTTTTGCTTTTCTTCTAAG GTTTATGTAGTGTACATGGGAAGCAAAACTGGGCAAGAACCAGAGGATGTTCTAAAGCAACACCATCAAATGCTTGCTGCTGTTCATGAAGGAAG TTTTGAGAAAGCACAAGCTTCTCATATTTATAGCTACAAACATGGTTTCAGAGGCTTTGCAGCCAAGTTGACTCAAGAACAAGCTTCACAAATTTCAA GAATGTCTGGAGTTGTTTCAGTTTTTCCCAATTATAAGAGAAAACTTCACACCACTCATTCATGGGACTTTATGGGACTTGAGAAGGATGAAACCATGGAGATTCTAGGACAATCCACAAAGAACCAAGCCAATATCATCGTTGGTTTCATTGATACCG GAATTTGGCCTGAATCACCAAGCTTTAGAGACACCGACATGCCAGCAGTGCCACCAAGTTGGAGGGGCCATTGTCAATTAGGAGAAACATTCAATGCATCTTCTTGTAACAG GAAAGTGATAGGAGCAAGATATTATATGAGTGGATTTGAAGCAGAAGAAGGGTCAGACAAGAAGGTCTCTTTCAGGTCCCCAAGGGATAGCACTGGACATGGGAGCCATACGGCCTCCACGGCGGCCGGCCGCTATGTGTCGAACATGAGTTACAAGGGGCTGGCAGCTGGAGGAGCCAGGGGAGGTGCACCTATGGCTAGAATTGCTGTTTACAAAACTTGCTGGGATTCAGGTTGCTATGATGTGGACTTGCTAGCTGCCTTTGATGATGCCATAAGAGATGGTGTTCACATTATATCATTGTCTCTGGGTCCTGAAGCCCCTCAAGGAGAGTATTTCAATGATGCCATATCAGTGGGGTCCTTTCATGCTGCTAGGCATGGAGTTCTAGTGGTGGCATCAGCTGGGAATGAAGGAACTCCTGGTTCTGCTACTAACCTTGCACCTTGGATTTTCACTGTTGCTGCTAGCTCCACTGATAGGGACTTCACCTCTGATGTTGTACTAGGAAATGGTGTCAACATCTCG GGTGAAAGTCTCAGCATCTTAGAAATGAATGCCTCCAAAAGAATAATATCTGCAGCAGATGCCTTTGATGGATATTTTACTCCTTATCAATCCAG TTACTGTGTAGATAGCTCCCTGAATAAGACCAAGGCCAGAGGGAAGGTTCTGGTGTGTAGACATATAGAGAGTTCATCAGAATCAAAGTTGGCCAAAAGTAGGGTAGTGAAAGAGGCAGGTGGTGTTGGAATGATACTCATTGATGAGACAGATAAAGATGTTGCCATACCATTTGTGATTCCTTCAGCTATTGTTGGAAGTAGAACAGGCGAACATATTCTATCATACATCAATAGAACAAG AAAGCCTATGGCGAGGATATTTGCAGCCAAGACAGTTCTAGGAACTCGACCTGCACCCCGAACAGCGGCATTCTCTTCTAAAGGCCCCAATTCCTTAAACCCAGAAATCTTGAAG CCTGATATTACAGCTCCCGGATTAAACATTCTCGCAGCATGGTCTCCGGCAGCCGTTGGAAAAATGAAGTTCAATATTATATCAGGAACTTCTATGTCTTGTCCGCATGTATCTGGAATTGCAGCATTAGTCAAAGCTGTCCATCCTTCATGGTCGCCATCTGCTATCAAATCTGCTATCATGACAACTG CTACTATTCTGGATAAGCAGCACAAACCCATTAGAAGGGACCCTGATGGAAGAAGAGCCAATGCATTTGACTATGGATCAGGGTTTGTGAACCCCACAAGAGTTCTAGATCCTGGCCTTGTCTATGATTCACAGCCAGAAGACTATATTGACTTCCTCTGTTCAATTGGTTATGATAAGAGGTCACTCCATCTTGTTACAGGAGACAACAGCACATGTGATGGGGCATTCAAGAAACCATCCAGCCTCAACTATCCATCTATTGCAGTGCCTAATCTTGAAGACAACTTTTCAGTAACACGTGTTGTCACCAATGTTGGAGAAGCAAGAAGTGTATATAAATCTGTAGTGGTTTCTCCTGCTGGAGTTAATGTCACTGTTGTGCCAGACAGGTTAATCTTCGGAAGAATTGGACAGAAAATCAAGTTCACATTGAATTTCAAAGTGGCTGCTCCTTCAAAGGGCTACACATTTGGGTTCTTGTCATGGAAGAATGGCAGGTCTCAGGTCACAACTCCTATAGTTGTCCGGGCTTCATCATCAGGCTTTGGGTTGGTCAGATAA